The Candidatus Aminicenantes bacterium genome has a segment encoding these proteins:
- a CDS encoding sodium:solute symporter family protein, whose product MSIYVYIILAYLLVLMGFNFYRSRKIKSQDDFQVAGRNLKWQVMVFTLICTWIGSGTFISGAEFAAKAGFSALWLAAGAWVGIILIYFLAAKIHTFGQYTVGDVLEVRYGPAARLFGAVALILSFVSIVSYQFVAGGFILNVITDGRISESTGTLIAAAFVILFTAVGGMVAIAYTDLPNGIIIVLACLIAVPFVVTAVGGLPAAKAALDPGYFAVVNTQFGAHPWLKAIGYFLSTMFLLLGVQSMYQKFYSAKSGRDAKKAVAWWTVGTIIVETIVVVIAVFAFSKLKGQIDLSVPKAGGKIVLMAAKQLVPVPVGVLLLGAACAVVISTGMNYLLSPSTTLMRDIYQRFLNKKADPKKMVALQKVLIVVIGVLAFLLATQLKSVLEMSLFAYTIYGVAITPALLAALAWKRATKAGGLASIISGSVVCIFFFVMSKVLPAAQVPEGDPWGIPLIYPALIASLGSLVIVSFLTPKPKEEDLARFFPKK is encoded by the coding sequence ATGTCCATTTATGTCTACATCATCCTGGCCTATCTGCTGGTCCTGATGGGCTTCAACTTCTATCGCTCCCGCAAGATCAAAAGCCAAGACGATTTCCAGGTCGCCGGGCGCAACCTCAAGTGGCAGGTCATGGTCTTCACCCTGATCTGCACGTGGATCGGCTCGGGCACCTTCATCAGCGGAGCCGAGTTCGCCGCCAAAGCCGGGTTCTCGGCCCTCTGGCTGGCGGCCGGCGCCTGGGTCGGTATCATCCTGATCTACTTCCTGGCCGCCAAGATCCACACCTTCGGCCAATACACGGTCGGGGACGTGCTCGAGGTCCGGTACGGTCCCGCGGCCCGGCTCTTCGGCGCCGTGGCCCTGATCCTGTCCTTCGTCTCCATAGTCTCCTACCAGTTCGTGGCCGGCGGCTTCATCCTGAACGTGATCACCGACGGGCGCATCTCCGAATCGACCGGGACGCTTATTGCGGCCGCTTTCGTCATCCTGTTCACGGCCGTGGGCGGGATGGTGGCCATCGCCTACACGGATCTGCCCAACGGGATCATCATCGTCCTGGCCTGTCTGATCGCCGTGCCCTTTGTCGTCACGGCCGTGGGCGGGCTGCCGGCGGCCAAGGCCGCCCTGGACCCTGGCTATTTCGCCGTGGTCAACACTCAATTCGGGGCTCATCCCTGGCTGAAAGCGATTGGATATTTCCTCTCGACCATGTTCCTCCTGCTCGGCGTCCAAAGCATGTATCAGAAATTCTACAGCGCCAAGTCCGGCCGGGACGCCAAGAAGGCCGTGGCCTGGTGGACGGTCGGGACGATCATCGTCGAGACCATCGTCGTCGTCATCGCCGTCTTCGCCTTCAGCAAGCTCAAGGGTCAGATCGATTTGAGCGTGCCCAAAGCCGGAGGCAAGATCGTGCTCATGGCCGCCAAGCAGCTCGTCCCGGTGCCGGTCGGCGTCCTCCTGCTGGGAGCGGCCTGCGCCGTGGTCATCTCGACCGGCATGAACTATCTGCTCTCCCCCTCGACCACCCTGATGCGCGATATCTACCAGCGCTTCCTCAACAAGAAAGCCGACCCGAAAAAGATGGTAGCCCTGCAGAAAGTCCTGATCGTCGTGATCGGCGTTCTGGCCTTCCTGCTGGCCACCCAGCTCAAGAGCGTCCTGGAGATGAGCTTGTTCGCTTACACCATTTACGGCGTCGCCATCACGCCGGCGCTCCTGGCCGCCCTGGCCTGGAAGCGGGCCACCAAAGCCGGCGGCCTGGCCTCGATCATCTCGGGCTCGGTCGTCTGCATCTTCTTCTTCGTCATGTCCAAGGTCCTGCCCGCGGCTCAGGTCCCGGAGGGCGATCCCTGGGGCATCCCGCTCATCTACCCGGCACTGATCGCCTCGCTCGGATCCCTGGTCATTGTCAGCTTCCTGACGCCCAAGCCGAAGGAAGAGGATTTAGCCAGGTTTTTCCCGAAGAAATAG
- a CDS encoding radical SAM protein yields the protein MPRVQLYVSPGGYFAERWADGSSMPPLGLLTIGAVLEREGIPVEIVPCNVLGLGWKDIVRKIRRDKPDIVGVTITTENRFQAFKLIRLAKRAHPDCLTVLGGPHASMAAEDCIRHIPELDVVVRGEGEMTMLELCRAWDARPELAALDGIPGLILRRDGEPTSNPPRLPIADLDSLPYPAYHLVPFEKYKFAFDVPGHGPLPAINIMTSRGCPFACSFCATPVNWGRHVRMRSPENVIREIELLKARYGIKVVFFFDDTFNASPKRADAICDLMIERKLDVFFKCDVRLDIMSRALLLKMKAAGLFHLSYGLEAGSDRVRSDIVGKTIEMADFHNLTAWCVELGVVANVFFIFSHPTETWQEAQETIGIIEQYKDRIEGSVAILHIYPGTPLEKHALATGFLPAGFSWTRRYRKGVITLPLAQGDVPLYIDKLTWAQISELVLRWSFSARRTSLLRKAPRALRQVRSFGDLKRLVVMGWVYLKLKRAARNSQTHH from the coding sequence TTGCCTAGAGTCCAGTTGTATGTCTCGCCGGGCGGGTATTTCGCCGAACGCTGGGCCGATGGATCGTCCATGCCCCCCCTGGGCCTGCTCACCATCGGGGCCGTGCTGGAGCGCGAGGGCATCCCGGTCGAGATCGTCCCCTGCAACGTCCTAGGCTTGGGCTGGAAGGACATCGTCCGCAAGATCCGCCGCGACAAGCCCGACATTGTCGGCGTCACGATCACGACCGAAAACCGCTTTCAAGCCTTTAAGCTCATCCGCCTGGCCAAGCGGGCCCACCCCGACTGCCTGACCGTGCTGGGCGGCCCGCACGCCTCCATGGCGGCCGAGGACTGCATCCGCCATATCCCGGAGCTCGACGTCGTCGTCCGGGGCGAGGGCGAGATGACCATGCTCGAGCTCTGCCGGGCCTGGGATGCGCGGCCCGAGCTTGCGGCCTTGGACGGCATCCCCGGCCTGATCCTTCGCCGGGACGGCGAGCCGACCTCGAACCCGCCGCGGCTGCCCATCGCCGACCTCGACTCCCTCCCCTATCCCGCCTATCACCTGGTGCCGTTCGAGAAGTACAAGTTCGCCTTCGACGTCCCCGGGCATGGCCCGCTGCCGGCCATCAACATCATGACCAGCCGCGGCTGCCCTTTCGCCTGCAGCTTCTGCGCCACCCCGGTCAACTGGGGCCGCCACGTCCGGATGCGCAGCCCCGAGAACGTCATCCGCGAGATCGAGCTGCTTAAGGCCCGCTACGGGATCAAGGTGGTTTTCTTCTTCGACGACACTTTCAACGCCAGCCCCAAGCGGGCCGACGCCATCTGCGATCTGATGATCGAGCGGAAGCTGGATGTCTTCTTCAAGTGCGACGTCCGCCTGGACATCATGAGCCGGGCCCTGCTTCTGAAGATGAAGGCGGCCGGCCTGTTCCATCTGTCATACGGGCTGGAGGCGGGCTCGGACCGGGTCCGCAGCGACATCGTCGGCAAAACCATCGAGATGGCCGACTTCCACAATCTCACGGCTTGGTGCGTCGAGCTCGGGGTGGTGGCCAACGTCTTTTTCATCTTCAGCCACCCGACCGAGACGTGGCAGGAGGCGCAGGAGACGATTGGGATCATCGAGCAGTACAAGGATCGAATCGAGGGCTCGGTGGCCATCCTGCACATCTATCCCGGGACGCCGCTGGAAAAGCACGCCTTGGCGACGGGCTTCCTGCCGGCCGGCTTCTCCTGGACGCGCCGCTACCGCAAGGGCGTGATCACACTGCCGCTGGCCCAAGGCGACGTTCCCCTCTATATCGACAAATTGACTTGGGCCCAAATCAGCGAGCTTGTCCTCCGCTGGTCTTTCAGCGCCCGCCGGACGTCCCTGCTCCGCAAGGCGCCCCGAGCCCTCCGCCAGGTCCGCTCCTTCGGCGACCTTAAACGGCTGGTCGTCATGGGCTGGGTGTATTTAAAGCTGAAACGGGCCGCCCGGAATTCGCAGACACATCATTAA